A genomic stretch from Puntigrus tetrazona isolate hp1 chromosome 6, ASM1883169v1, whole genome shotgun sequence includes:
- the LOC122347041 gene encoding isotocin receptor-like produces MESLLKETVYWTFNDSWTNSSKAHGSRGLNQTVNPLKRNEEVAKVEVTVLVLILLLALAGNLCVLVAIQTSKHGQSRMYYFMKHLSIADLVVAVFQVLPQLIWDITFRFYGPDFLCRLVKYLQVVGMFASTYMLVLMSIDRCLAIWQPLRSLRRRKDRFFVLASWIISLLFSLPQVYIFSLREVGDGVFDCWGDFVQPWGAKAYVTWISLTIYIIPVAILSVCYGLISYKIWQNFKLKTRRDQCLSLTPRPAKGTALSRVSSVKLISKAKIRTVKMTFVIVLAYIICWTPFFFVQMWSAWDPMAPREDSENTAVTLSALLASLNSCCNPWIYMVFSGHLLQDFAHCFPCCHKIQQSFRKEDSDSSLRRTTLLTKMANRSPTCSSGTWKDFEHSPKSSRSAPAET; encoded by the exons ATGGAGAGCCTGCTGAAAGAAACGGTTTACTGGACCTTCAACGACTCCTGGACAAATTCAAGCAAGGCACACGGAAGCAGGGGATTGAACCAAACCGTAAATCCCCTGAAGCGCAACGAAGAAGTGGCGAAAGTCGAAGTAACCGTCCTGGTGTTGATTCTGCTGCTGGCGCTCGCCGGAAACCTGTGCGTCCTCGTGGCTATCCAGACGAGTAAACACGGTCAGTCGCGGATGTACTATTTCATGAAACACTTGAGCATAGCTGACCTGGTGGTGGCGGTTTTTCAAGTTCTCCCCCAACTTATCTGGGACATCACCTTTCGCTTTTACGGACCAGACTTTTTGTGCCGCTTGGTGAAGTACCTACAGGTGGTCGGCATGTTTGCGTCCACTTACATGCTCGTGCTGATGTCTATAGACAGATGTTTGGCTATATGGCAGCCTCTGCGATCCCTGCGCCGTCGAAAGGACCGTTTTTTCGTGCTGGCCTCTTGGATTATAAGCCTTCTCTTCAGTTTGCCGCAGGTGTACATCTTCTCCCTCAGAGAGGTGGGCGACGGTGTCTTCGACTGCTGGGGGGATTTTGTTCAGCCCTGGGGCGCGAAGGCTTACGTGACGTGGATTAGTCTCACGATCTACATCATCCCCGTAGCCATTTTAAGCGTTTGTTATGGACTTATCAGTTACAAGATATGGCAAAACTTTAAGCTGAAGACCCGGCGAGACCAGTGTCTGTCCTTGACCCCGAGGCCAGCCAAGGGCACCGCGCTCTCCCGCGTCAGCAGCGTCAAGCTGATCTCCAAAGCTAAGATCAGGACGGTGAAAATGACTTTCGTGATCGTCCTGGCTTATATCATATGCTGGACGCCTTTTTTCTTCGTCCAGATGTGGTCCGCCTGGGATCCAATGGCTCCAAGAGAAG ATTCGGAGAACACGGCCGTCACTCTCTCCGCGCTGCTGGCCAGCCTGAACAGCTGCTGCAACCCGTGGATCTACATGGTCTTCAGCGGGCACCTCCTGCAGGACTTCGCTCACTGCTTCCCCTGCTGCCACAAGATCCAGCAGAGCTTCAGGAAGGAGGACTCGGACAGCAGCCTCCGGAGGACCACGCTGCTCACCAAGATGGCCAACCGCAGCCCCACGTGCAGCTCGGGCACCTGGAAAGACTTCGAGCACTCGCCCAAAAGCAGCAGGTCGGCCCCGGCCGAGACGTGA